GATGACTGGACCTGCCCCATCTGCGGCGCATCCAAAGACGAATTTGAAAAAGAATAACTGTTGAAAATCCCAATTGATCGATCCCTTCGACTGTTTCCGGTCATGGAAGCAGTCGAAGGGATTTTCAGTTTCAGGAAGCGTCCCCATCTACTGCCAGAACATCGGTCAGATTCAGTTCCAGCATCTTTACACTGGCCAGAATCCGCTTGATGTTTTGATGCAATGCCGGAAAATCATCGGTCCGGGCTTGTAAAAATATGGCCGTATTTTTGAGATCAACAATCTTTTCATTGATGACGGCCAGTTCCTGAGAGGGTGTCATATGCGGCATCAACTTGAATTCCTTTCTCACCTTAAAGGTTATCTTTTTTTCTCAAATCCTTGAACCGCCGGGCTTTGAGCTTGTACCGGGGAAGGCTGCCATACTCAAAAAACTGTAAATCATATCCCAGATTGGTTTTCAGTCGCAGCTGATCTTTCAATCCGGATTCAACCTGTACCCGGTCCGCACCGGGCTTGAGTTCCACCTTCAGGGTGATATGATCCACATCCCCGGGTCGTTCCACGATCAGTTCATACTCATCCCCGAGTGCCTCAAAGGACCGGACCACGGCTTCCACCGCAGCCGGGCTCAACAGAACACCTTTCACCTTTGTGATATCATCGGCCCGTCCGATGACCCCGCCTTTGATGAGCCGGAACGTCCGGCCACAGGTACAGGGATCAGGATCCCACTGGATCACGTCCTTGGCATCAAACCGGATGCAGGGCTGGGCCATGCGGTCTAAGGCCGTGATCACCATCTTGCCCTTGATGCCGGGCTCCGTGATGGGTTCCCCGGTTTCCATGTCCTCGATCTCCACCAGGAACATGGCCTCGTTCACATGCATGCCAAAGGGCTGGTGCCGGCATTCATAGGACCAGGCCCCGATCTCCGTGGCACCGGAATGATCAAACACTTTGGCGCCGAAAGCCGCTTCCATGCGCTTTTTGGTGGCCGGGATCCCGGCCCCTGGTTCCCCGGCGCAGGTGATTTTGTCAATGGAAAGAGATGCCGGATCAATACCCAGCTTGTTTTTCGCCACATCCGCCATGCGCAGCACATAGGTGGGGGTGGCCATCATGGCCGTGGCTTGCAGCTCCTGGATCTTGAGAATGCGTGCCTGGGTGTCCAGAACCCCGCCGGGCACCACCTCGCACCCCAGTTTTTCCGCACCGTAATGACCGGCCCAGAACGCCACAAAAATATTGTAGCCAAAGGGCAGAAACACCCGGTCAGATGTTCGGTATCCCTGGGACCATAGAATGTAAGCCCAGCATTCGGCCCACCATTCCCAATCCTGCCAGGTATCGGGCTGGTACACCGGCTGTCCCGTGGTGCCCGAAGTCTGACGGAAGGTGGAAACCTCCTCCAGGGGGACACACAGGGCATCCCCATAAGGAAACGGGTCCTTGTTCTGAATGGCCTGCATCATGGATTTTTCCACCTTGGGGACTTTCCGCACATCATCCAGGGTGCGGATGTCATCCGGCGTGATGCCGGCGGCATCGTACAGACTTCGGTGAAATTTCGACTGCTGGTACGCCCAGGAGAAGATCCGCTTGAATTTGTATAATTGCAGTTGTTCCAGTTTCTGCCTGGGCAGGGTTTCCAGAAACGGATTCCAGAATTCGCTGTGTGACATGGGTGTATCCTTATTGTTTCAGTTCAGCCAGGGTGGTCTTGACCAGGTCCACGATTTTTTCGCCGTCAAACCCATTGTTATTCATTTTTTTGATATAGGTTTCCACCACCGGGGCAACGGCTTTTTGCCACCGGGCCGCTTCGGCATCACTCAAAGAAATCACTTCCCGATCCAGGCTTTTCAGAAATTCCATGCCTTCCCGGTCCGAGTCATCCCAGGCCTGACCATGTTTCTTCGCCCATTCCTGATTGATTTCCATGATCACCGGTTTGAGGTCATCCGGAATCTGTGCCCATTTTTTCTTGTTCATTACCACGTAAAAAGAAGACGTATAGGCGATGGAAGTGCTCAAAGTCAAATAATCCACCACTTCCCCCATACGCCAGCCCTTGTTGGTTTCAATGGGGTACAATGCCCCCTGGACAATGTTTTTCTGAAGGCTCTGATACAGTTCAGGCATGGGCAGGGACACCGGAATACCGCCCAAAGCAGTAATCATCTGGGCCGAAGTGCCGTGGCCCCGCAGTTTCATGCCTTTGAAATCCTCCAGCGTTCGTATCGCCTTGCCTGACGTATGAAGCAGCCCGGCTCCGTGGGCATGCAGATACATCACCTGAGTATTTTCAAGCTCTTTGGGCTGCAATTTTTCATACACCGTGTTCACCACACGGGTGGCGGTAATTCCGCTGTCATACCCCAATGGCAGGTCCACTGCCTCCATCACCGGAAACCGGCCCCGGGTATAAGCAAACAGGCACATACCGATATCAGACAGCCCGGATACCACTCCGTCATAATTCTGGGTCCCCTTGGTCAGGGTCTGTCCTGGAAAATACTGCACCGTCACCCGGCCGTCGGTTTGTTTTTCAACCTCATCGCACCAGGCCTGGGCCAGTTGGCTCTGCACATGGGTGGGCGGGAAAAAATTGGAATAGGTCAGGGTGACAGGTTTGGCAAAAAGAGTCGCACCCCAGAGCACCAGGGTGGCTGTCGTAAAAATGATCCGGAAAATACTGAAAGATTTTCGCATTGTTTTCATCTCCTGCTGAAAATAATTGTGAACATGCCGTCAAATCATCGCCAGATACGTCGCTACCACCCCCTTTCCATTATATTGACGATACGAGATAGATGATTAGTACCGTGAAAATTTCTAAGAAACAAGGGGGATAAAACAGGGTAATACCAGGTATAAAATTTACTTGTTTTTAATCTTTATGGGATCAGAGTTCGGCGAATCGTCTCCATAAAAACCATGTGCCGCAGGATCATCTTTCACACAGGCGGGCGGATTATGATTCTTTTTCCGACCGGTTTCCAGCGCCCAGAAAAGTCCGAAGATTTACTTTTTTGTTGGTAATGCCCAGTTTATTCCGTATCCGTTTCCGGTAAAACTCAATGGTCTTATCAGACAACGTCAGCATCTGGGCGATCTCTTTGGTGGTTTTGCCGTGCTTGATCAGATTGGCCACCTGAATCTCCGACGGAGTCAGATGGAGAAATGCCAGAGGCAGGTTGTGAAGAAACGGGGACACGATATCCTCTAAGGTGGCAGCCATGACATCCAGGCAGGCGGACTGACGTTCATTCATCCGAGTGTTGCGAATCCGGTCGATATAAGGAAAGATCAGTTCCCGGATATTCACCATCATTTGCTCTTCCATGCGCTGCCGGTCTTGTTCCCGCTTTTTCAGCAGAACCCGCAGGGCGGTGTTCACCTCCTCCAGGTGCCGGGTTTTCTGCTCAAGCTCTCGAGTTCGCTGCTGCACCCGCATTTCCAGGAGGTCTTTTTCTTTTTTCTGGCGGGAAATGTCTGTGACCACGGCAAAGCTGCCTTTGAACCGGCCGGTTTCATCAAAATAAGGCGTGGGGGTCATCAGCGTATGCAGTTTGGTGCCGTCTTTTCTTGTCCAGACAATTTCATAAGCATAGCGTTCCCCTTGACGGCGCTTTTCCAGCTGGGCCATGAGAACGGCACGGTTCTCCTCATCCACGAACCGGGTCACCGGCACACCGATGATTTCATCTCTGGTCCTGCCCCACATGCGGCACAGGGTGTCATTGGCATAGGTGGTGTTCTGGTTTTCATCAATCTCGCTCAGCCCGTCCCCCATGGTCTCCACCATGATTTTGTACCGGGTCTCACTGACCGAAAGGGCATGTTTTCTGTCCGGTCTGCACGGCAGGCGGTCCTCTGCTTCCGCATCAGGCCGTTGGACGTCGAATTTTGATTGTTTCATGTGCCTCGCTGATAAATATGAGTGTCAATTTTTATCATTGCTGCGTCATCAATCTCTTTTCTGACAAAAATCAGATTTTATTGTATATGACATTTCCTGTCATTTCTCCGGGAATGTCAATCCCCATGATATCCAGCATTGTGGGAGAAAGATCTGCGAGTTTCCCGTCTTCACGAACACGGATATGTGCTTTTTGCAGCCCGGGTCTGTTGGAAATAATGGACAGCCAGACCGGGTTGTTCGTATGGGCGGTCTGGATCCCGCCGGTTTTTGGGTCAACCATTGTTTCAGCATTCCCATGATCTGACGTCAGCAGCACAACCCCGTCATTTTCCAAAACCCGGTCAACCACTTTTCCGACACACTCATCCACCACTTTGCAGGCCCGGACCGTTGCATTAAAATCGCCGGTATGGCCGACCATGTCCGGATTGGCATAATTTAACACAATAAAATCATATTTTTGTGCATCCAGTGCTTTAAGCAGCTTGTCTGTGACCTCATATGCCGACATTTCAGGCTGCATATCATAGGTGGCCACTTTGGGTGAAGGGACCAGTATTCTGTCTTCATTGGGGAAAAGATCCGCCTGCTGGCCATTGAAAAAATAGGTCACATGGGCAAACTTTTCCGTCTCGGCAATCCGCAGCTGGTGCAAATGGTTATCCGCAATCACTTTTCCCATGAGATTGAACAGCTTTTCCAATGGAAAGGCCACGGCGACTTCCGCTCTTCGGGAATGGGAAATGTCCTTATAATATTCTGTGGTACACAGATAAAACAAATGAGGGATCTTTTGGGTCTCAAAGGCATTGAAATCATCTTTGACAAATGCTTTTGATATTTCTGCGGCCCTGTCAAACCGGTAATTGAAAAATATAACGGCATCGTTGTCACTGACTGTTTTAAATTTTTGTGTTTTCCTGGGTTTTATGAATTCATCGGCCTGGTCACTGTCATAAGCATCCTCAATGGCGGCAGACACATCGCCAAAGGGCGGTGTGTCGGAGACACCTTTGACCAGTAAATCATAAAACAACCGCACCCGGTCCCATCGGTTGTCTCGGTCCATGGCAAAATATCTTCCTGTCACAGATGCGATGCACCCGAACTGGTGTTTATCCATCCATTCTTCAAGGGGTTTGATATATGCAGCCGCCGATTTAGGCGGTGTGTCCCGGCCATCGGAAATCACATGGATATATACCGCCTCAACGCCGGCATCTTTTAAAACCTGCAGATACCCGATCAAATGATCCGTATGGGCATGTACGCCCTGATCCTGGACCAGGCCATATAGATGCACAGCACTGTCAAACTTTTTTACATGTTCTATGCAGGCCTTCACCGCTGCATTGTCTTTTAACTTGTTTTCCTTTATTGCCCTGGAGATTCTCACCAGATTCTGGAAAACAATCCGGCCGGCCCCTATATTCAGATGCCCCACCTCACTGGAACCCTGATTGCCCTCGGGGAGTCCCACTTGTTCTCCGGAAGTATGGATCAGTGCTGTCGGATATTTCTCAATATAGGTATTGTGGTTATGGGGATTGCATGCGGCAATGGCATTGTATTGTTCATCGGGAGAAAATCCCCATCCATCCCGTATTAAAATCATATGGGGTTTTTTGCGCATATGTGGGTCTCCTTGGCTATAAAACGTTTCCTGTGTCCCGGTACGCACCTGTTAAACAGGAATCACCTCTCAGGTAATAGCAAAAAAATACCATGGAACCAAAAAGCCGGCAAGCAAATAGATTCTGAACAAAAAATTGTATGATCGGTTTGGTTATGCATACAGGATAAAAATGGACTAAATGCATAAATCCATGTATTTCTCAACTATTTTTTATCCGGTAAGATACACCCATAATGTTCTTTCGAACCCCAAACGACCTCCCGAATACCGACACGGATAAAGCCTGATCCCCGGTCCGGAGAAAATTCAAATTTATGAAAGGAAGGAAACCATGAAACAAATGACCCAGCAGAACATGATCAATGCCTTTGGTGGTGAAAGCATGGCAAACATGCGTTACCGGCATTTTGCAATCCAGGCCCAGAAGGAAAATTATCCAAATGTCGCCCGGTTGTTTGAAGCAGTCTCCCATGCGGAATTCATCCATGCAGGGGATCATTACCGGGAGATAAAACACCTGAATGAAGGGGTTGTTGCAAACAGCATGGGCGCTTTCGGCCCGGGGGATACAGCTAAAAACCTGGGCCTGGCCGTTGACGGTGAAACCTTTGAAATCGAAGAGATGTATCCCGCTTATATGGAAATCGCCAAACTGCAGGAGGAAAAAAGCGCGTACCGCAGTTTTGAATGGTCATATAAAACGGAAAAAAAGCACAAAGAATTGTTTGAAAAAGCCAAAAAGGCCGTGGGCAATGCCACAGATGTGCAGCTGGATGACGTCCAGGTATGCAAGGTGTGCGGGTATACACTGGAAGGCGAAGCACCCGACACTTGTCCGGTCTGCAATGCCCAAAAAAAAGAATTTGAAAAATATTAAAACCCTGGTGATGTGAGCATATTCCCCGGGCGCATATCATTGTCGCCCGGGGAATTACTGCCCTGCTGAAAAAAAGATACAGCCCGTAAAAATCTCCTGTTTTTTTATTGTAATGTCCCGGGTCATCTGTTTTTGCCATTACGCAGCTGAAATGGCTTTCCGGATCTTTTTTGGATCGTATGTCTGTTTAAAAAGCGGTCCTGACTGCAATGGTGCCAGTTCATCCGTATAGGACCTGGTTTCTTTTTGATATATAATGCCGATGGGAATTTTCTCTTCCCATTCCATGGTCAAGTCAAGGGCCTGGTGCAGGTCATCCGCTTTATATTCTTCTTTGTCCAATGTATACACGCGATCTTTATAAAATGTATAGGTGTTCTCTTTGTTAAAGGAAACACATACCTGCAGAATATCTATCAGGCTGAAT
Above is a window of Desulfotignum balticum DSM 7044 DNA encoding:
- a CDS encoding phenylacetate--CoA ligase family protein gives rise to the protein MSHSEFWNPFLETLPRQKLEQLQLYKFKRIFSWAYQQSKFHRSLYDAAGITPDDIRTLDDVRKVPKVEKSMMQAIQNKDPFPYGDALCVPLEEVSTFRQTSGTTGQPVYQPDTWQDWEWWAECWAYILWSQGYRTSDRVFLPFGYNIFVAFWAGHYGAEKLGCEVVPGGVLDTQARILKIQELQATAMMATPTYVLRMADVAKNKLGIDPASLSIDKITCAGEPGAGIPATKKRMEAAFGAKVFDHSGATEIGAWSYECRHQPFGMHVNEAMFLVEIEDMETGEPITEPGIKGKMVITALDRMAQPCIRFDAKDVIQWDPDPCTCGRTFRLIKGGVIGRADDITKVKGVLLSPAAVEAVVRSFEALGDEYELIVERPGDVDHITLKVELKPGADRVQVESGLKDQLRLKTNLGYDLQFFEYGSLPRYKLKARRFKDLRKKDNL
- a CDS encoding TRAP transporter substrate-binding protein — encoded protein: MRKSFSIFRIIFTTATLVLWGATLFAKPVTLTYSNFFPPTHVQSQLAQAWCDEVEKQTDGRVTVQYFPGQTLTKGTQNYDGVVSGLSDIGMCLFAYTRGRFPVMEAVDLPLGYDSGITATRVVNTVYEKLQPKELENTQVMYLHAHGAGLLHTSGKAIRTLEDFKGMKLRGHGTSAQMITALGGIPVSLPMPELYQSLQKNIVQGALYPIETNKGWRMGEVVDYLTLSTSIAYTSSFYVVMNKKKWAQIPDDLKPVIMEINQEWAKKHGQAWDDSDREGMEFLKSLDREVISLSDAEAARWQKAVAPVVETYIKKMNNNGFDGEKIVDLVKTTLAELKQ
- a CDS encoding PAS domain S-box protein, whose product is MKQSKFDVQRPDAEAEDRLPCRPDRKHALSVSETRYKIMVETMGDGLSEIDENQNTTYANDTLCRMWGRTRDEIIGVPVTRFVDEENRAVLMAQLEKRRQGERYAYEIVWTRKDGTKLHTLMTPTPYFDETGRFKGSFAVVTDISRQKKEKDLLEMRVQQRTRELEQKTRHLEEVNTALRVLLKKREQDRQRMEEQMMVNIRELIFPYIDRIRNTRMNERQSACLDVMAATLEDIVSPFLHNLPLAFLHLTPSEIQVANLIKHGKTTKEIAQMLTLSDKTIEFYRKRIRNKLGITNKKVNLRTFLGAGNRSEKES
- the gpmI gene encoding 2,3-bisphosphoglycerate-independent phosphoglycerate mutase — its product is MRKKPHMILIRDGWGFSPDEQYNAIAACNPHNHNTYIEKYPTALIHTSGEQVGLPEGNQGSSEVGHLNIGAGRIVFQNLVRISRAIKENKLKDNAAVKACIEHVKKFDSAVHLYGLVQDQGVHAHTDHLIGYLQVLKDAGVEAVYIHVISDGRDTPPKSAAAYIKPLEEWMDKHQFGCIASVTGRYFAMDRDNRWDRVRLFYDLLVKGVSDTPPFGDVSAAIEDAYDSDQADEFIKPRKTQKFKTVSDNDAVIFFNYRFDRAAEISKAFVKDDFNAFETQKIPHLFYLCTTEYYKDISHSRRAEVAVAFPLEKLFNLMGKVIADNHLHQLRIAETEKFAHVTYFFNGQQADLFPNEDRILVPSPKVATYDMQPEMSAYEVTDKLLKALDAQKYDFIVLNYANPDMVGHTGDFNATVRACKVVDECVGKVVDRVLENDGVVLLTSDHGNAETMVDPKTGGIQTAHTNNPVWLSIISNRPGLQKAHIRVREDGKLADLSPTMLDIMGIDIPGEMTGNVIYNKI
- a CDS encoding rubrerythrin family protein, which codes for MKQMTQQNMINAFGGESMANMRYRHFAIQAQKENYPNVARLFEAVSHAEFIHAGDHYREIKHLNEGVVANSMGAFGPGDTAKNLGLAVDGETFEIEEMYPAYMEIAKLQEEKSAYRSFEWSYKTEKKHKELFEKAKKAVGNATDVQLDDVQVCKVCGYTLEGEAPDTCPVCNAQKKEFEKY